The Podarcis raffonei isolate rPodRaf1 chromosome Z, rPodRaf1.pri, whole genome shotgun sequence genome segment GTATTGcaggtcactgcagcagctccctcgccatccatgtctcttggtcctatGTACACTGTGAGGTGGCACTCCAGGCCTCCCCCTCAAACTCCCCCACTAGATGCCCTCACAAATGCTCCTGTTTACATGTTTTATCATAATATCATACAATCATAATACCCAACCTTATTATCATACAATCATATCATTCAATGGTGATATCATACGATCATATTGCACAATCACAATATTGCACAATCATTCAACCAGTATTTGTTTCTATTTCATTCAACAGCAGCAATGAGCTGTTGTAACATATCCTTCCAGCATTTTTCATTTAAGTGCTTCTTCTCTCCTGGTCCCTTTCTATTTATAAAAGCCATAACAATCAAAGTAAGCCGATATTTACTTACCTCCCCCAGAAGTTAAACTCTGGCTCATATTTTGTAACCTAGCAGAGCTGGTAGGACAAGCAGATCCAGAATTGAGAGGCTCCTGGACCGACGAAGGACACCTTTCCTGTTGCAGGAGACCCAGCAGGGACCCGTATTTCCCATCTGACACAGACCCCTGCGTCATATGCACGTCGGGCATAGAGGGAGGGTACACTGAAGCTGCAGTCAAATTTGGGTTGCCCCCTGAAGGCAACTGCCATAGCTCTGTAGCTGGTGGTGTGAtgccctggagaagaggaggaggataggGGCTTGTCGCTGCAGCAGCTGCATTATCATCCGAGCTAGATAGGTTTAAAGGAGGCGGTGCATGGTACGGCTTAGCCCATTGCGGCGAGAAGTTCCACTGCTGGGAAGATGTGTGGCTTTCTGTTTATTAAAAGGAGGAAGGATGTAATCAatgcatttttattgcattttgaaattgttttataaTAAATACAACCGCCAAAAACGCAGAGAGACCACATGTCACCCAaacataaagataaaggtaaagggacccctgaccatttggtccagtcgtggccaactctggggttgcggcgctcatctcgctttattggctgagggagctggtgtacagcttccgggtcatgtggccagcatgacgaagctgcttctggtgaaccagagcagcacacggaaacgccgtttaccttcctgccagagcggtacctattgatctacttgcactttgacgtgctttcgaactgctaggttggcaggagcagggaccgagcaatgggagttcaccctgtcgtggggatttgaaccaccgaccttctgatcggcaagtcctaggctcccacagagccacccgcgtcccaaacatAAGGATACTCATGACTAAAGGATGTGCTAGGAAAGCATCACTCAGTGGGCACAACCATGAAATCTTTTTCCTTCTTACCCTGTGAAAAGGCTTCCAGGAAGCCCAGCTATTGAAAGACAGAATCATGCCCTCCAGTAATGTATACCAAGAACCACTGGAGTCTGGCCACCAAAAACCTACTTCTGTTTTAGCACCTGTATTGCTTAAGTCCTCAAAGTATCTTTGCAAGAGTGGAAGGTAAGGAGAAAGCTAAAACAAATCTCTCCATCTCCAGTGACCCCACACACCCTGGGCCACCCAACCAAGTCCAGTTGTTACCAATCATTCCTGAGTTTGTATCTGTCATGGATTTGAATTGGTCTTTTGTATGTGCCGTGGCTGTTTTAGGCTGTTTCATGTATTTGTATCTGGGTTATAATATTGCCAATCACTTCATGGTGCTTCATGCAaattgattcataaatgaaatggaggagaaagaggacagctgttccccctcccccatcacaaaAAGAGGCAGGAAAACACACAGGAAAATGTAGGGTAGCACTTCTTTGATGCCACAGTGTATAACTTCCCTACTAAGCAGTCAGAATGACTGCTCAGTAAGCAGGTTGTCTGGAAACTATCATGGAGGCTGTGAGCACACTGCACATTCAAAGCACGTTCAAAGCACATTCTCtccatcaaagaattctgggcactgtagtatGTTAAAGTTTGATGGAAATTGTGTCTCTGCAATggctaaactacagtgcccagaattctttgagggagagaACCACAGTGCAGCTGTGGCTGTACAAGTTTCTTGTCCACAGTAAGTCAACATTATTACATAAGTAACCAGTAGCCAGAAAATGTGGAGGAGAAGCTCACCATGTTTTACAATTCCATCCTCACCACTGTTCTTTCTGCTCAAATCCTGTGGAGTTTTGGATGCGCTCAGTGCTCTAGAGAAGTGCTCATCCACCACACTGTTAATGTCTCCTTGGAAGTAGGTAAACACCACACACTGGGCTCCCCACTCTGTTTTCACAGGCTGCTTGCATTTGCTCAGCTTTGTGGAGTCCTTCCTCTCTTCCATTTCTAGGGACTTTTGTCTGTGCCtaaaaacaaagagaaacaaaGTGATAGAAGAGTGGGTTCTGGCTCAAAAAATATGCTTCATTAAACTATTTTAAAGttgcaaattaaaaacaaaataaacaaaacagatgcaaagggtgggtaataaacaggttgaaaaagactcaataattatacatactgGTAATCTCAATAATTTATTTCTGCTTTATATTTTCTTTACAGGAGTTTTGAGGTGAAGAGTAGTTTAGAGTATATCAAGGGCAGGGAACAAGCTCACAGTGATTTTTACCCTTGTATACAGTAGTCAATAAAGGCTTTCCATATTTTCTCAGATGGGTCTTAATCTTGTTTTCCTTAGTTTTTGTGTTACCCTAAAACCAAACTTTACTGTATCATTGGTCACCGTTTATGTTCTAAGCTATCACTGCCTGTGCAGTCAAGAGCAGATTACTCAACAGAGCGGGGCAGGGGGTTGTTTGCTTGAAATTGGCTATGATGATGAAGGAGAAAGAATTGCCTTTCTTGTTAAAGGAGATGGATACAATATAGGGTTGCTGGACCCCAGGGCAGAGCTGATGTCTCCAGGTtcacctgcccccctcccctcccccatggcaGGTGGAGGGCTTGACTCTCCAggtaggttaaaggtaaaggtacccctgcccgtacgggccagtcgtgtccgactctagggttgtgcgctcatctcactcaagaggccgggggccagcgctgtccggagacacttccgggtcacgtggccagcgtgacaaagctgcatctggcgagccagcacagcacacggaaacggtgtttaccttcccgtcagtaagcggtccctatttatctacttgcacccgggggtgctttcgaactgctaggttggcaggcgctgggaccgagcaacgggagcgcaccccgccgcggggattcgaaccgccgacctttcgatcggcaagtcctaggcactgaggcttttacccacagcgccacccgcgtcccagcgccacccgcgtccaggtAGGTTAGAgtgcttttaaattttattattattaataatatttactaATTATTATTGTGCATGCagtcaggagtgccagcttggccctgcggCCGTGAGTGCCCGGGACCgcgggtgccatgcagtgtgcatggccctggcactgaaatatgttggtgcccagccccttcatggggaattttgtgggtgctcgggcacccagggccccagggagttggcacctatgcatgTAGGCTTGAAATTATAGTTAGCTTCAGCCCACCAGAACTTCGTTAAactttgtatttgttttatttgaacGACATGCTCTCAGTACGTGACTCATATGTGCCATttggaacgtgggtggcgctgtgggtaaaacctcagtgcctaggacttgccgatcatatggtcagcggttcgaatccccgcggtggggtgagctcccgtctttcggtcccagctcctgcccacctagcagttcgaaagcacccctaagtgcaagtagataaatagggacggcTTTATAGcgggtgtttccgtgtgctgcgctggtgctggctcgccagctgcagcttcgtcacgctggccacgtgacccggaagtgtcttcagacggcgccagctcatggcctcttgagcgagatgagcgcgcaaccctagagtcggacacgactggcccgtacgggcaggggtaccttaaccTTTATGTGCCATTCAGTATGGAGGGTTGCAAACTGCAAAGGATATGATTTAAAGGACCGTCATGTTAAATTTATCTAGTCTACCACcgttgcaaagcagatgcctccTGGCAGTCCATGAAAAGCACACAAACAACACCAGCTTTCCTCTGCTCAGACTcaccagcaacaggtattcagggGGCATATTGCCCCTTCCAGTGTTCAAGCTGTGATAGGCTGATAGCCCaaataagaacatatgaagagcctgttggaatgggctaatgacccatctagtctagcatcctgctctcatggAGATGCCCGTGAGAAGCCTGCATGCAGGACCTGAGTGAAACAGCCTGCTTGTAATTCCtggccactggtattcagaagcataaaatctccaacagtgaaggtggagcatagccttctcctccacgacttagtctaatcctctcttaaagccatccaagttggtggccctccctgcctcccgTGGGAGTGACTTCTGTAGTTTAACTCCACACAGCCTGAAGAAGCACTTTTTTTTGTCCTTCCTGAATCACcacatcagctttgttggatgtccacgagttctggtgtcatgagagagggaggaatggCAGCACCAGCGCACAAGGAGGTCTCTTCAGCAGGTCTCTGGGGGAAACCACCACGTTtgcaaaaagggtgtgtgtgtggaaaactcacctccttaccccccccccatggaaaacCAGGGCATAAAGGTTTTTGAACAGAActgctggaaccctgaacagattAACATTGCAACGTTTTGTCATTGCAAGTCCCATTTGGATATTGACAGGCCTCACGTCCTCCCATGATGTTACTTGAGCCCTTTAAATGCATTGGGATTGTCCCCATCCTCTCCTCTTACAAAACAAGACATATTTGGAGCTAAGGGAAGGCATTTCTTCTTCAGCTACCCAGGTTTGCTTACCCCAATGTACTGCTTTCTTATCAGCCACCCGGCAGAGTTCCTGTCCCTCCATACAGCTCATACTGCAGCGCTCCAGGTTTCCATCTCCACGCTGATGCTGGAATTCGGCAGCAATCCCAGGGTGAAGAGAGACCTGCGTCAGATCACACTACTTGTTCTCTGTCCTTCCAGCAATGACTGAACTAGGCGTATCCTTCAGGCTTGCTAGCAGGAATGTGCAAAATGCACCCTGACAAGTCAACCAGGTTTGGAGGTTTCAGGAATGAGGAAAATAAAAAGGGTTGTTTGGTTTGGGTTTCTACAAGGCAGCTTTTGGCAACGAGGCACACAGGCAACCTGAGGGACTGATGCATACATTAGAAGGCTAGACTCTGGTATCGTCCAGTGTGCCTG includes the following:
- the VGLL1 gene encoding transcription cofactor vestigial-like protein 1, producing MEERKDSTKLSKCKQPVKTEWGAQCVVFTYFQGDINSVVDEHFSRALSASKTPQDLSRKNSGEDGIVKHESHTSSQQWNFSPQWAKPYHAPPPLNLSSSDDNAAAAATSPYPPPLLQGITPPATELWQLPSGGNPNLTAASVYPPSMPDVHMTQGSVSDGKYGSLLGLLQQERCPSSVQEPLNSGSACPTSSARLQNMSQSLTSGGGILENDRRRDLYF